The Candidatus Dependentiae bacterium genome contains the following window.
TGAAGGCATTGAATGTTTTAATGTTAGTTTTTGATTTGTTGATATGGCTAAACTTTCTTTAATGTAATCAGCAAGGTCAAAAGAACCTTCACCTGAAAGACCATTAACTTCCACTATATGTGTTTTTGAATTTACATCTAAAACATTTACTCTAAAAATTTCTCTTTCTGCTTGAGAAATTAAATCCGCTTTACTTATTGCAATAATGTCAGCCTGCGTCAAAATTGGACCATATCTGTCGGGACTGCCTGCAGTTATATCAAGAACATTTATACCTAAGCCTTCTTTTACATATGGAGAACAACGTAAACATAAACCCGCAGTTTCTATAATTAATAAATCTCTATCGGCATATTCTTTGACCATACGTGACAATTCTAAGGCTGTATAATGATCCGGGCACAATTCTTCCGCCAATCTTTTTTCAGTTTCAACTCCACACTTTTGAGAAATAAGTTCATCATCATTAGTTTTTAAACAATCAAATTTTATGAATAAAACATTAAATTCATGTTTTAA
Protein-coding sequences here:
- a CDS encoding AAA family ATPase, encoding MKLVIFAGTPGCGKTSIIKHVINKLKHEFNVLFIKFDCLKTNDDELISQKCGVETEKRLAEELCPDHYTALELSRMVKEYADRDLLIIETAGLCLRCSPYVKEGLGINVLDITAGSPDRYGPILTQADIIAISKADLISQAEREIFRVNVLDVNSKTHIVEVNGLSGEGSFDLADYIKESLAISTNQKLTLKHSMPSAICGYCYGCKILDPALERNRFLNGKKLKELVPNLNCGKCGLKSCNEFIRAVLDNKKLETNCPFIKKKLEEQENGK